A region of Malaciobacter marinus DNA encodes the following proteins:
- the pyk gene encoding pyruvate kinase yields the protein MIKRTKILATLGPASDSVEVIEGLMKAGANMFRLNFSHGDHKYHLQTLKNIKTAMKNLDKTVGILQDISGPKVRIGDIKEPFELHRGDIITFLKEDILGYKESNKSYVVSINYPELLDKVKEGEYIYLYDGTIRAKVIETGIEIKAKVENHGVLSSRKGVNFPNTVIDIDVITKKDEEDIKWGVENKVDYFAISFVQNKNDMENARKLLGNYKGKLIAKIEKFDAVENIDEILEASDGLMVARGDLGIEVPYYEVPTIQKNLIHKANLACKPVITATQMLLSMTQNERATRAEISDVANAVLDGTDVVMLSEESAVGEDPINVVKTMKNIISKTEEIYAFDKQSKMHYIDEFDVIQATVTKLADDINAKGILALTSSGQSAIRMSRYRPKTKIYTFAHKKRILSSLTAVWGIYPIGTIKESQASKMFQKMLKTLDEKGLLDKTGPYVATVGYPVGTPGSTNTIKILTQSEIKYYLSLPSKKL from the coding sequence ATGATAAAAAGAACTAAAATTTTAGCAACTTTAGGGCCAGCAAGTGATAGCGTTGAGGTAATTGAAGGGCTTATGAAAGCTGGTGCTAATATGTTTAGATTAAACTTTTCACATGGTGATCACAAGTATCACTTACAAACATTGAAAAATATAAAAACAGCTATGAAGAATTTAGATAAAACAGTAGGTATATTACAAGATATTTCTGGACCAAAAGTAAGAATTGGAGATATAAAAGAACCTTTTGAACTTCATCGTGGAGATATAATAACTTTTCTAAAAGAAGATATCTTAGGATATAAAGAGAGTAATAAAAGTTATGTTGTATCTATAAATTATCCAGAATTACTTGATAAAGTAAAAGAGGGTGAATATATTTACTTATATGATGGAACTATTAGAGCTAAAGTTATTGAAACAGGAATTGAGATAAAAGCTAAAGTAGAAAATCATGGAGTTTTAAGTTCAAGAAAAGGTGTGAACTTCCCTAATACTGTAATTGATATTGATGTAATTACGAAAAAAGATGAAGAAGATATAAAATGGGGAGTAGAAAATAAAGTTGATTATTTTGCTATTTCATTTGTACAAAATAAAAATGATATGGAAAATGCTAGAAAACTTCTTGGAAATTATAAAGGAAAATTAATTGCAAAAATTGAAAAATTTGATGCTGTTGAAAATATTGATGAAATCTTAGAAGCAAGTGATGGACTTATGGTTGCAAGGGGAGATTTAGGTATTGAAGTTCCTTATTATGAAGTACCTACAATTCAAAAAAATCTTATTCATAAAGCAAATCTTGCTTGTAAACCAGTAATTACTGCAACACAAATGCTTTTATCAATGACACAAAATGAAAGAGCAACAAGAGCAGAAATTTCTGATGTGGCAAATGCAGTTTTAGATGGAACTGATGTTGTTATGTTAAGTGAAGAGAGTGCAGTTGGAGAAGACCCAATAAATGTTGTAAAAACAATGAAAAATATTATTTCTAAAACAGAAGAGATTTATGCTTTTGATAAACAATCAAAAATGCATTATATTGATGAGTTTGATGTTATACAAGCAACTGTTACAAAGTTAGCTGATGATATAAATGCAAAAGGTATTTTAGCATTAACAAGCTCAGGACAATCTGCTATTAGAATGTCAAGATATAGACCAAAAACTAAAATTTATACTTTTGCACATAAAAAAAGAATATTAAGTTCATTAACTGCTGTATGGGGTATTTATCCAATTGGTACAATTAAAGAGTCTCAAGCTTCTAAAATGTTTCAAAAAATGCTTAAGACACTTGATGAAAAAGGTTTACTTGACAAAACAGGACCTTATGTTGCAACTGTAGGATATCCAGTAGGAACACCAGGAAGCACAAATACGATTAAAATTTTAACACAAAGTGAAATTAAATATTATTTAAGTTTACCAAGTAAAAAATTATAA
- a CDS encoding phospholipase effector Tle1 domain-containing protein, with protein MTHIDELVLDVFGFSRGSTSARHFICTLLKNTQLVKNEKREYTIKTKDSKDIFYEFFGSNGYVRIGSKTIFNPLRTDIEYINPNNNNHRVYNPFYKEKEITIESISFRFAGLFDTVTHYGIMQSNDSDDLNINFFENDNNKKVGHVVHLMADDEFRYNFEAYSIFTNINKHYYKESTEKREDGGARFEEFYVPGAHADVGGGYNEENELVYLGDFIIEEKKLPDYLRKNIQKWNNKYNWLKNNALIQKDSKKEIKEMKEKQKERESEIEKLKKELEKENKSKNEKEKLKDDIEKLENKEGFYYYIKNVYNLNTREDIWGNSSNWEYHLHLYMYKPKVSNKYEHVAMRLMYDKAIYVDSKTQKNRKDEFEMVPFGKFDHSFKDDETLKETYKALKEHKVLKKENTKIYKELKNNYLHHSSQVGNFVNKPSNEKKDEYELYGKRVIYSTEGKEFTRG; from the coding sequence ATAACACATATAGATGAACTAGTTTTAGATGTATTTGGATTTAGTAGAGGTTCTACTAGTGCAAGACATTTTATTTGTACACTTTTGAAAAATACACAATTGGTAAAAAATGAAAAAAGAGAATATACAATAAAAACAAAAGATAGTAAAGATATTTTTTATGAATTTTTTGGAAGTAATGGTTATGTAAGAATTGGAAGTAAGACTATTTTTAATCCACTTAGAACAGATATAGAGTATATTAATCCAAATAACAATAATCATAGAGTTTATAATCCTTTTTATAAAGAAAAAGAGATAACAATTGAATCAATCTCTTTTAGATTTGCAGGATTGTTTGATACAGTAACACATTATGGAATTATGCAATCAAATGATTCTGATGATTTAAATATAAACTTTTTTGAAAATGATAATAATAAAAAAGTAGGGCATGTAGTTCATCTAATGGCAGATGATGAGTTTAGATATAACTTTGAAGCATACTCTATCTTTACAAATATAAATAAGCACTATTATAAAGAAAGTACAGAAAAAAGAGAAGATGGTGGTGCAAGATTTGAAGAGTTTTATGTTCCTGGAGCACATGCAGATGTAGGAGGGGGATATAATGAAGAAAATGAATTGGTTTATCTTGGTGATTTTATAATAGAAGAAAAAAAACTACCTGATTACTTAAGAAAAAATATACAAAAGTGGAATAATAAATATAATTGGTTAAAAAATAATGCATTAATACAAAAAGATTCAAAAAAAGAAATAAAAGAAATGAAAGAAAAACAAAAAGAAAGAGAAAGTGAAATAGAGAAATTAAAAAAAGAACTAGAAAAAGAAAATAAATCAAAAAATGAGAAAGAGAAACTAAAAGATGATATTGAAAAATTGGAAAATAAAGAAGGTTTTTATTACTATATAAAAAATGTATATAATTTAAATACAAGAGAAGATATTTGGGGAAACTCTTCAAATTGGGAATATCATTTACATTTATATATGTATAAACCAAAAGTATCAAATAAATATGAACATGTAGCTATGAGATTAATGTATGATAAAGCTATATATGTAGATTCAAAAACACAAAAAAATAGAAAAGATGAGTTTGAGATGGTTCCTTTTGGTAAATTTGATCATAGTTTTAAAGATGATGAAACTTTAAAAGAAACATATAAAGCACTTAAAGAGCACAAAGTTTTAAAAAAAGAGAATACAAAAATATATAAAGAGTTAAAAAACAACTATTTACACCACTCTTCACAAGTTGGAAACTTTGTAAATAAACCTTCAAATGAGAAAAAAGATGAATATGAGCTATATGGAAAGAGAGTTATTTATTCTACTGAGGGCAAAGAGTTTACTAGAGGGTGA
- a CDS encoding LysE family translocator: MPSIEILLTFTLATLIMHISPGPSNLYVMARSISQGVSGGIAAAIGLAVGGLFHVLATVLGLATIFKHSPTLYTAVKLLGAVYLIYLGIKYFKTNSSDEDIKVKKSKYKPLSRIFYESVLIEITNPKTALFFIAFLPQFVNPEIGSISFQLFIFGIIVVVSAIPIDTSVAIFSSKVASLINKSKKAQVIQERVSGSILFGLGSFIGLKEIKTILLR; the protein is encoded by the coding sequence ATGCCATCAATAGAAATACTTCTTACTTTTACTTTAGCTACATTGATTATGCATATTTCACCAGGACCATCAAATTTATATGTAATGGCCAGATCAATTTCACAAGGAGTATCGGGAGGAATTGCTGCTGCAATTGGCTTAGCTGTAGGAGGTCTTTTTCATGTTCTTGCAACAGTACTAGGCTTAGCCACAATTTTCAAACACTCACCTACTTTATATACTGCTGTAAAACTTTTGGGTGCTGTTTATTTGATTTATTTAGGTATAAAATATTTTAAAACAAACTCTAGTGATGAAGATATAAAAGTAAAAAAATCAAAGTATAAACCTCTTTCAAGAATTTTTTATGAAAGTGTTTTAATAGAAATTACAAATCCTAAAACTGCACTATTTTTTATCGCATTTTTACCTCAGTTTGTTAATCCTGAAATTGGTTCTATATCATTTCAATTATTTATTTTTGGAATTATAGTTGTTGTTTCTGCAATTCCTATTGATACTTCAGTTGCTATTTTCTCTAGTAAAGTTGCTTCTTTAATCAATAAAAGTAAAAAAGCACAAGTTATTCAAGAAAGAGTTTCAGGCTCAATTTTATTTGGTTTGGGTTCATTTATAGGCTTAAAAGAAATAAAAACTATTTTATTAAGATAA
- a CDS encoding tetratricopeptide repeat protein, translated as MQNIIKTLLIICITTVVLNAQELKKSEYDINQCIKIEYTKEDIKKYKKLIQEGELQGYSCAGIYYARQGNFDEAIDYFNKGKEKGSIESYAQLGSLYLSFLHDNKKAVKNFKVAANAGHGKSAHNLGVYYYKNFKYDEAYKWFMKSYEMGDINSLISIGLMYIDQKKYDEAISTFKKVGELGEPRGYYELGTFYQLNKDMQDKEKGINYYKKCYEMGYGKCASAIGEYYEEDEKDYKKAIEWYKKGVKLQYRGSLQKLGLLYATILKDFNKSIYWYKKCYEEFKYSGCAADIGYTYQIDLKDYKKAEKWYKIGYKLGSGKAANNLGYIYNYTYKDEKNAIIWYKKAAKLGHKKAINKLNDLGVSYE; from the coding sequence ATGCAAAATATAATAAAAACCCTACTAATAATATGTATAACAACAGTAGTATTAAATGCACAAGAATTAAAAAAAAGTGAATATGATATAAACCAATGCATAAAAATAGAATATACAAAAGAAGATATAAAAAAATATAAAAAACTAATACAAGAGGGTGAACTACAAGGATATAGTTGTGCAGGTATATACTATGCAAGACAAGGTAACTTTGATGAAGCAATAGATTACTTTAATAAAGGAAAAGAAAAAGGAAGTATAGAATCATATGCACAATTAGGAAGTCTATATTTAAGTTTTTTACATGATAATAAAAAAGCAGTTAAAAACTTTAAAGTAGCAGCAAATGCAGGACATGGAAAATCAGCACATAATTTAGGTGTGTATTATTATAAAAACTTTAAATATGATGAAGCATATAAATGGTTTATGAAATCATATGAAATGGGTGATATTAACTCACTAATTTCTATTGGACTGATGTATATAGACCAAAAAAAATATGATGAAGCAATAAGTACTTTTAAAAAAGTTGGAGAATTAGGTGAGCCAAGAGGTTATTATGAACTGGGGACTTTTTACCAATTAAATAAAGATATGCAAGATAAAGAAAAAGGAATAAATTATTATAAAAAATGTTATGAGATGGGATATGGAAAATGTGCCTCAGCAATAGGAGAGTATTATGAAGAAGACGAAAAAGATTACAAAAAAGCAATTGAGTGGTATAAAAAAGGTGTTAAACTTCAATATAGAGGTTCTCTTCAAAAATTAGGTCTTTTATATGCAACAATATTAAAAGATTTTAATAAGTCAATTTATTGGTATAAGAAATGTTATGAAGAATTTAAATATTCAGGATGTGCAGCTGATATAGGATATACATATCAAATAGATTTAAAAGATTATAAAAAAGCTGAAAAGTGGTATAAAATAGGATACAAATTAGGAAGTGGAAAAGCTGCAAATAATTTAGGATATATTTACAATTATACATATAAAGATGAAAAAAATGCAATTATATGGTATAAAAAAGCTGCTAAATTAGGACATAAAAAAGCTATTAATAAACTAAATGATTTAGGAGTATCATATGAGTAA